GCCGGCGATGGGGCGGGTCTCGATGGTGCCCTGCTCGATCCGCACGAGCATCTCCGGGGAGGCGCCGACCACAGCGGCATCGCCGAATGCCAGGAGGAACATGTAGGGGGAGGGATTGATGCGGCGCAGGCGGCGGTACACGGTCAGCGGATCGACCTCGGTCTCCACCCGCCAGCGCCGGGAGAGGACGACCTGGAAGATGTCCCCTTCCTTTATATAGCGCTTGGCGCGGGCGACCATGCGGCGGTACTCGGCCTCGGTGCACAGCGGCGTCACCCGGGCCCGTCCGGCGGGGCGGCCGGGGCGGCTCCGGGCCGGCGCACTCAGCCGCTGCTCCATCGAGCGGACCGTGGCCGCAGCTTCGTCGTACTTGGCCCTCAGCCCCCTCTTCCCCTGGTCGTGCAGGATGTTGGCGATCAAGAGGATCTCCTGCTTGAGGTGGTCGAAAACCACGAGGTGGCGGTACAGACCGAGGTGCATGACCGGCAGTCCGATCGGGTCAGAGTTGGCGTCAGGGATCTTCTCGATCCAGCGGGCTGTGTCGTAGGCAAAGTACCCCACCGCGCCGCCCGTGAAGCGCGGCAGGCCCGCCACGGGAACCGGACGATAGAACCGGAACAGCTCGCGCACGAATTTCAGCGGCCCGGCCTCCACGGTGTGGCGGCGGCGACCCCGGATCAGCCTCACCCGCCCGTCGTCTCCTTCGATTACGAGAAACGGGTCAAACCCGAGAAACGAGTAGCGCGCGACTTTCTCTCCCCCCTCGACCGATTCCAGCAGAAACGACTCCCGCTTGCCGAGCGCCAGTTTCCGGTAGGCCGCTACCGGTGTCACCAGGTCGGCGGGGATGCGTGCGAACACCGGGATCACGTTCCCGCGGGCATTGAGGCGGCGGACTTCACTGTAGGTGATCATCGCCCTTCGAAAACTCCCCCACCGACATAAGTGACGGGGCCGGTGAGCTCGATTATGTCGGTCTCCTCGTGCCAGTCGACAAAGAGCGAGCCGGAGTCGAAAACCACCTCGCACGCGCGGTCGGCGAACCCGGAAATCACGGCCGCCGCGACGGCGGCCGCCGCGCCGGTGCCGGAAGACCCGGTGGCGCCGGCGCCCCTCTCCCACTCCGCGACCCGGAGCTTCCTGCGGCTGACAATCTTCACGAACTCGACATTGGTGCGGCGCGGAAACGCCCGGTGCCGTTCCACGTCGGCGCCGAGCGTCCGCCAATCGAAATCAAAATCGTCCACGAACAGAACCGTGTGCGGGTTGCCCACCGACAGGCAGGTGACCGGGATGTCGACATCATCGAGCCGGAGCGGAACCTGAATCATGTACGGCAGGTCCGACCGGACCGGGACATGGGCGGCGGCGAAATCGGGCGCCCCCATATCGGCGGCAATCATTCGCGCGCCGCCGGGCGCCGACGGCCGAAGACGCACCTCGCTGACCGCGCCGCCCATCTCGAAAGTCCATCGGCGGCTCCCCTTCTTCCGCCGCAACTCGTGCAGGCCGGCAATCCGCAGACCGTTGCCCGATCGCTCCGCCCAGGATCCGTCGGCGTTGTAGACGTCGATGCGCCTCCCTCCCCGCTTGAGCGGGGTGAGCAGGAGGATGCCGTCCGCCCCGATGCCGCTCCGGCGATCGCAAATGCTTTTCGCCAGGCGGGAGGGATCGGAGGCGAAAGAACCGCGCAGCGGTCCCTCAATCACCAGGAAGTCGTTGCGCAGCGCGTGGTATTTTGCGAACGGTATTTGCATGGGCGGTAATTACGCCAATTGAGACCGACGGGCAAGATTTTACAGCGGGCCGCCCGGTAAAACCGCTCCCCCTCCCGTTCGACTCCGCCCGGGGCGCTGCGGCCTCAATCCGTCGCCGTGACCGCTGGCTCGGGGTCCGGCATTCGCCAAAGGCAAAAGGAGAAACCCGGCGCCCCCGACCGGCCTGTGTCTCACATATTGGCCTTCACCAACCCGGCCAGCCGGCCGATACCCTCGACAATCTCCTCGTGAGTCGCGGTCGCGAAATTGAGACGCAGGGTGTTCTCCCCGCCGCCGTTGGGGAAGAACGGCTCGCCGTAGACATAGGCGACTTTC
The nucleotide sequence above comes from Candidatus Zixiibacteriota bacterium. Encoded proteins:
- the trpE gene encoding anthranilate synthase component I; translated protein: MITYSEVRRLNARGNVIPVFARIPADLVTPVAAYRKLALGKRESFLLESVEGGEKVARYSFLGFDPFLVIEGDDGRVRLIRGRRRHTVEAGPLKFVRELFRFYRPVPVAGLPRFTGGAVGYFAYDTARWIEKIPDANSDPIGLPVMHLGLYRHLVVFDHLKQEILLIANILHDQGKRGLRAKYDEAAATVRSMEQRLSAPARSRPGRPAGRARVTPLCTEAEYRRMVARAKRYIKEGDIFQVVLSRRWRVETEVDPLTVYRRLRRINPSPYMFLLAFGDAAVVGASPEMLVRIEQGTIETRPIAGTRPRGSSEAEDARRIADLLADPKELAEHTMLVDLGRNDLGRVSVPGSVSVPQHMLIERYSHVIHIVSSVVGRLRRGVSPVDGLAACFPAGTVSGAPKVRAMEIIDELEKHRRGVYAGAVAYIDFWGNLDSCIAIRTMVRTGGTYWVQAGAGIVADSRPAREFRETQAKARALLAALTDEPA
- the dapF gene encoding diaminopimelate epimerase; amino-acid sequence: MQIPFAKYHALRNDFLVIEGPLRGSFASDPSRLAKSICDRRSGIGADGILLLTPLKRGGRRIDVYNADGSWAERSGNGLRIAGLHELRRKKGSRRWTFEMGGAVSEVRLRPSAPGGARMIAADMGAPDFAAAHVPVRSDLPYMIQVPLRLDDVDIPVTCLSVGNPHTVLFVDDFDFDWRTLGADVERHRAFPRRTNVEFVKIVSRRKLRVAEWERGAGATGSSGTGAAAAVAAAVISGFADRACEVVFDSGSLFVDWHEETDIIELTGPVTYVGGGVFEGR